TGTATTTGTATTGTATACACATTGTATTGTGTACACAATTACAGTAAATTTTCAGTCCAAAATGACCTTAAACATTAAAAAGCTCACACTACCCCGAAAAATATAAGTTTCACGCATACGGGTGACATTCAACATTCAAGTGCCAGTGTTTTTGTACTGTCTTTTGGTCAAGTTACTTGAAACTATCACTTTTAggcttataaaaataaatatttctcaaaAATGCTTAATAAATTACACAAACTAGCAGCAAAAGTAGAATCTAGTAATCTGTGCAAATAGCTAAATTCCCCACTGCTGGTCCCAAATCAATCCTGGTTAACGATTGGAGAACCATTCCCCTTTTGTAAACAAGCTGCGTTTTCACAATCTTCACACACAATATTGGGAAGCTTAAGGACACGCACTCAAGACACTTATATAAAACCCTAGATGTGCAATAAAACAACTTTTGTAAAACTGGATGGGCTTAAGTAGCACCACTGCTCTCAAGTCACCTCAATACTGTCCACGCATCTGCTTCAGGTCACCTTTTCCAAATTCATGTCAAAAGGCACAACACGCTTGAGAGTAAATCTATTGCACTTCAGTTAAACGCATCCCACTCGCCCTCATCAGTAGTGCACTATTAAGGGCGCGCGGGAGTTTGAAAGAACCCTGTCTTTGGCCAGGATGCCATGGAAACCTCCTCCACTACAAACCAACCAATAAGAGTCTGTTTTAGACCAAACCACACCCCTGCAGCTGGTTTGGTGCGGTTCCCGTGGTGTACACCGAATTCTGCTGACCCCAGTCCTCTCGAAGATCCGGGGGTCACGAGCGAGCCGTGTCTCAAGAGTAAAGCCGAGGATGTCTTTCGGAATTCAACGCagcttgaaaaagagaaaaaaaaaaaaaaaaaaaaaaaaaaaagtgaacaaatgtTATTTGTAACGAACGTAAAAGCCTGCGGCAGAAATCGGTTCGAAAATCTCCTTGACCAAAAAACAAGAACACTAGCATGCGGATTCTTCAGAGACGGGCTGGGCTTTGTGTGCCGTCTGCTCGGACCTCACGGTTCTAGAGCAGCCATTAGAACGCTTCACTGCCACGAGCCCACCGTTAATCTACTTCAATAACGGTTTTCGAAGGAAGAAAGAGACGAATCCAATTGCTACACCCATAACAGTTcaagaaaaaacttttttaatccAACACCACTAAACGGCTAGCATGTGGTACTGAACTAGCTGCCTCGGTGGTGTGGTTATGAAGCGAAGCGGCGGGAGGCAGACGTGGTTCGTCACAATTAAATTTAAGAGAATATACTGGAATGGCTTGGTTTCTTTCTCAGAAGACTACCATCTCTATAATAGATACCTCTCCAGGATAGAGTGAGCGAAAGCTTTTCCTTCCAACATTCAATATTTTTCACTCCCTTGTAATACCACACAAGAGAACTGCAGCCAATCGAGGGGGTCAGGCCCCTGCGACACCAGCGCTGGTGACCCCGCTGAAAATTTCAGTTCAAAATGAGGTTGTGACAGACCATCCCAGACTTGCCAAGGTTTGATTACATCCAAGCTTATTTTGTTATACCATACATACAAATCTTTCGAGGGGGaagaaaacaggaaaaaaaaagaaaaaaaaaaaaggggaaaacaatTACCAGCCAGACATTTAAAAAgaacaggaaaacaaacaaaacacagcgAGTCTAAATTTAAAAGGAACAGTACATTAACAAATGATTCTCATTTAGTACAAACAAATGAAATGTAGTGGAAAACTAGAGTCCAAGAATCTAAAGCAAACTTCAGCCTCCGTTCCCCCTTCAGTACGGTCGAGCACATCATGAGACTGCTTCCTGCTACAGTCGAACCTCCAGATATCCCAGCATCCGAGTCCCACGGAGGTCAAGCTTCTCCAGATGTGGTCAGAGAATCACAGCTGGTAATGTACTGCAAAGTTCTTCAAAGCTACACAGGGTATATAGTCTGGCTATGGTACATGTGGTTTCCATTCAGTGAGTTTGGCATGGTGATCCATGGTCATTGTTAGGAGTGAAGAGGTGGAGGAGTCTTAGTTTCCCCACCAGTCCACCTGGGAATAGTTTCCTCCGTAGCCATCACTGCTGTAGAAGTTCCCAAAGCCACCTGAGGACCAGAAACACCAGGTGAGTGATGGGCACTCAAGAACTAAGCGGTCATGCAACTAAATGGAGGGTGCTCTGGAGTGAAGGCGATCCTTACCTCCGCCGCCAAATCCACGGTTTCCTCCGTGACCGCCGGTGTTGCGTGCGCCTCGGTTCCCGAAGCCTCCGCCGCTGGTGCTGCTGCTGGTCTGACGGTAGTCTCTGGCACCAAAACCACCAGAAAACCTGAAACACACCAAACCCTTTCAATGGAGTGCCCATGGGCTGATCATAAAAGGTAAACACCAATTCAGAAGTGGAAATACGCTTCACCTCTTGGAGCGCCCCCCGCGGCTGCTGCTCTTGTGCTGGTGCTCATAGGCCAGGCTCTCCAGCCAAGATGGCACTTCCTGTTTGGCCTCCACCAAGATGTCCAGCAGATCCTTGGTGATGTTGCCATTCTTATCATTGAAGAACGATGTGGCAAGACCTGTGACAACCCAACAAAACACTGATTTCACTGGGATGCATTTGGATCTGGCACTAATCGGCAGACAAAATGTTCCATTGTATACTACAGCAGGCGTATCAACATTGTCATTGCAATTACCCAGGTTTCCCACACGACCGGTACGCCCGATGCGGTGGACGTACTCCTCGATGTCACTAGGCAGGTCAAAGTTAATGACGTGTTTTACATTGGAGATGTCCAGACCACGAGCAGCCACCTGTGGAGCAAAACGTGTTTGAGACTTGCACCAAAATATACAAAAGATTTTACaaggcaaagaaagaaagaaagaaaggacatACAGCCGTGGCTACTAAGATGGGGCATCTCCCGGAGCGGAACTGATGGAGCGCTTCCTCACGGTCCCTCTGGGATCGGTCGCCATGGATACTGGTGCAGGAGTAGCCTTCACGGTACAGGAAGTCCTCCAGAGCGTCCGCTCCCTTCTTAGTTTCAACAAACACCAAGGTCAAAGATTCTTTTCCTATTAGAGGAGATTAAAACTATCAACAACAGATCACGCTTCAGTACGAGGAGCAGAGGCTAATGAATGGCAGCATATGACAAACAGGGAGTGACAAGCATTTGGATCTCATAGAAGTGAACTTTGTTAAACTCAGAAGACTACTGTAGTCAGAGCCTTGTGCTGTCCTGCTGAATGGGACCAAATTACAGCAGTCTTCTGGTTTTACAATTCAACATTGCATTGGTTTCATGCCACTTCATGCACAGATCCAGCCGCAGGAACGAAATACAAAAGGAGCATGACTACTTCCAAAGAAATATCAGTggaggaaggaaaaaaaaaaaaaaaaaaaggggtcaAGAATGATCCCAAAACCATATGAGAACTACATTAAAGCCCTGCATGGGCCTCAAATCTTGGCCCTAGTCTGGCCCCGGCCCGAGACAGTCGGGTCCTAGTCTGAGCTTTGTCCAACTGCTCATCAGAATCATCGGCCCGAGACCATTCGTCCTCCTCCCCATTACACAGCCTCATACTGTTGCAGCCATTAAAATggttcagttttgtttttaatatcaaagtgcttatattttatttcttgaagtTAATGCAGAAAAATGTTGAGTTTTTTTGatcaagctttttattttttataaagtgaTGACCATGCGGCCGAGATGACcacatgtttgatcaatttagctttCTCAAATCAACACTTGACTAACCTACAATAAAAACCACTCCAAAAACTGTAAAGGGTCGACTTGTGTACACTCAgaaaatgttgtgcttttgtaaaaaacAATCAGGACAAGTTTTCTGCAGTCTCAGTAAACTGGAGCACACATAGGCTACTTTGCCTAACCACTATCCTTACACGAGAAATATACCCTAGACAACTAGAAACGTCTACTTTAAAATGcaactattaaaaaaacaaaaacaaacaagtaaacCATTTTAAAAGGAGTCTCTCTCTAAAGGCAGAGTCAgccacataaatttttttttttattaattaataaaaatgtccttattaaaatataaaaaggagCTATGACATGAAGCCCAGCCCTATGGGCGTAAACAAGTCATGCCTCTTCAGGCTCGGGTTAAAATGCAGGGCTCTAAACTAGATCTCATTCGACATGGAAGGGTTGGGCTGGGAAACAAACAATGTTTAAGCAAAATAAAGTAGTGAGATGAGACTTACATTTGTTCCACTTCCAGTGGACAGATAAACATCTCTACTTACCAGGTTTTTCTACGCTCTCCGCCGTACTGTCCTGAACCTCATTCGGAATGACTGAATAAAATCAGACCTTATGATGAGCTTCAACAAAATCAGTTTCAGTCTGGATATGGTTTACATGGGTTAAGCTGAAGCTCAGTGTTCAGCTGTGGGTGGAGCATGCAATTCATAATCATCAGTATCTATAGCCAGCTCACTGAATATCAATTTCATATTTCTGGCGTTtagaaaagtttttaaaatgagaTTCAACTCTTCCACTGTACTCAACCTCCAAGAGTGACTTCAATCTAAAGATTAGTTTAGTCCACTCACAATATAAGCTAATTTAATCTCAAACATGACATCCTGTGTGAAGGTCACACCACAGAGACAAACATCAGATGAAGACTGAGTGTTCAGAGGACATTTACAAACGTACCTGTGGCATTGAGCAAGTCCAGCAGGAAGGACCTCTTGTCATTTTCTTCAACCCACACCACCTTCTGGGTGATATTCTCCGAGGTGGACCCAACCCTGCCCACAGCCAGGAAGATGTATTCCTCCAGGAAGTCACGAGCCAAGATCTAGGAAACCCAAAAGCTCTTCAGACAAGTCTAATAAACGGTACAAGCTAGAGCCGTCCTGAGGTTGTACCACCACGAGGTGTTTTAAAGAGATCAGGCTGAAACGCTCACCTGGATCTCCTTGGGGAAGGTGGCACTGAACATCATGGTTTGACGAAGCCCTTTGGGCGGCATGGTGTCCTGCTCCACGATACGCCGAATCTGTGGCTCGAAGCCCATGTCCAACATCCTGTCTGCTTCATCCAGCACCAAATAACTAACGACAGAAACACAGCTCACGGTCAAAACGGTGACGTATTAAAAGCCAAGGCATTCTTGGagcattaaaagtaacacatgCACAAGATTGGATTCCAGATCACACTTCGTTACAGCAGCACACTGCAGAGACACAGCAGATCTCCGACATACTTGCAGTAGTCCAGGCCGATCTTGCCCCGCTCCATCATGTCCACCAGACGCCCAGGAGTGGCCACCAGCAGATGACAGCCTCTCTCCAGATCACGGATCTGCTGACCGATATCAGCGCCTCCGTACACCACACAGGGACGCACATGAGAGCGGTACGCAACCTACACACGGGAGAACATTAAACACATTCCAACCAACAGAAATCGGGAAGCTCCACTGTGTTCTGGTTATTACCTTCCTGGCCTCTTCGTAGATCTGGAGAGCCAGCTCCCTTGTGGGGGCTAAAACCAGTGAAATGGGATACTGCTTACGGCGGCCATATTTCCCATTTTCCTAGAGACAAGAACACACCCAGTTAAGATATTCGACACAAGTAGAAGCCAGTTCTTTATCACCCTGCAAACAGGAAGTTCTACCTGTGCGCTGTTCTTCATAGCCTGCAGCGCCTCTCCTGGTCCTTCAGTGAATATCTGGCTCAGGACTGGCAACAGGAAGGCTGCAGTCTTACCAGAACCTAGTTACAGCGACAAAGACAGACGTCATTTCAAGCATTTACCACACACACCCCATGATTAACTCTGCAGACGTCTCACCTGTCTGAGCGCATGCCATCAGGTCTCTCTTCGTCTTGATGATGGGAATAGCGTACTTCTGGACAGGAGTGGGCCGTGTGTACCGGCTCAGGGTTATATTACCCATAATGATCTCTCCCATATCTACATCATGGAACTAAAATACACAAAGATGaagaattaattttaaatattgaaaataatgcaAATTAAACGGATCTGGATCAGGTGGCTCACACTCTCAATGTGTGGTGGACAGTTCTGTCCTGTGGCTTCAACAGGAATGTCATCGTATTTCTCAAAGTTAATCCCGGTGTTGCCTCCAGAGAAGAGTTCACTGCAGGAAACCGGAACAAGTGTCAGAAACTTAAAAACCACAAGCAAACTCAAAGACAAATCAATGCTcacatttacaggattttatgAATGACATCACATCGTAACTACTTCAATCTGATGCTCTTCACTGCAGAATTTTAAAACACTCCTATCTTTGAGTAACACATTGCTACGGCTTCTTCACACAAAGCCAGGGACAGGGGAAGCAGGAACACCTTCAAAGGAACCTGAAGGCAGCATTATGTGAGAATGGCCACACTCACTGTTCCACACGCTCACTGGGAGGCAAGGGTTTGGACCAATCTTCATTGTCCCTCGAGTCATCAGTCCATCGGTTGTTCCCACTGCCGCCAAAACCTCCTCGCTCGTAACTGCCCAACACAACACAGCTTCAGACAAACCCAGGCCTTACAGAGACCTCCATCACAATCACAGTTATTCGATAAAGCAGGGAACAAATAAAACAAGGAAAGCAAGCGAGCCTCACCGGCCCCTGGATGAAGACCCGCGGTCACTGAAGAAAGAGGACTTCCCGCGGTCAGAGCGGCCGCCGAAGCTGTTGTAGGCCGTGTCTTTTGGGGCGTTCCACCCGCCGGCATCCTTGTTGTCGTAACCAAATCCTAATAAAGAAATGATTCACATCAAAAGCAGCAATGCAAGTCCTGTAGAGAAACAGCAAAGCTAGCGTTCTCAGGCGTGCGGTGAAGACACTGGATGTGATTGCAGGAGTCGCTGGGATTACCTCTGAAGCCTCCTCTTCCTCCGCGGTCGCTGCGCATGGAGCCACGGCCACCGAAACTGCTGCCTCCATTCATACGGTTGTCTCGGCCTTCATGGAAGCCGTTTACGAAGCCATTACTACGTCCGTTATCCCATCCTCCGGGAGAATCTTTGTGAAAGAGCGAGAGGAAGATGTTATTAAACACGTGCTAGAAATGCTCAgtctgctttcagatggagcggaGCCGTCTGGGGAGGATGCTCAAGAGCAAAGCAGTAAGTGGAGTAAAATGCACAGAATTAAAGTAAATGCATACATTGAAGCAACTACTCCAAATATTCCCCCCTCATCTGAGAAGAGTCTTTAACAAGTGATCTTTAAAGCCTGTGGACGACATTTGCTATCTTGTATTGGAAAGAAATGTGGCTTAAATAAGCCGTCTTGATTCGAAGTCTGTGCTGAGAATTAATCTTGGCATCATGCATATTTGAGGACTTCCACTTTAAGTCTCTCTTTAGCCAAAGGCTGTCATAATAGAAACGTACAGCTCCTTCCTGGTGCCACTGAGTAACCGCTCTGTCTATCAGAGGAAAAAGCTCCCGCTAACGTATAGTCAGGAGGGTGCTGGGTCCAACAGCCCCGTCACAAGAAGACTAAAGGTCAAAGAGCATCTCAAACAGAAACCAGAGTCACGGCAAATACAGTTCAGAAAGGCTCTGGTTGAATTTTAGTTGCATGCCAGCATGTTAATCACTCGTGTCACTGGACAAAGgttggaggggggggggtaaaatGATCCAAAAATGCCAGAGAAAACCACTCGATTTTGGGTCAGGATGTGCCCTTAACAACATGCATAAATAAGAACTGAGAAGCTTTCATGTAATCACCTTAATGAGCTCGATCTGAATGAAAGTTTGATCGGATTGAGAGGTgtggtttattccttttctaCGATCGAGAGTGACAAACACTCGATCAGATTGAAAACCCAAACTGGAAGAACTGCGCGTGTGCAGCAACGCAGAAATTGAGCTAATGACAAGCTGTTCTTCCTGTTGAAAAAACGAGTTTCCTGTCATCATAAAACCCTCCTTTCACGCAGCGTCTGTGAAGAAGAGCAGGACGACGTCCATCTGTCCCTGTTTCAGATTCTCATCCACACACGACTTTCCTGTGTGATAAACATAAGCAGCACGGCACATCGGTGCCATGACCAGAAGTGGATAAACATTAATTCTGCTGTctgaaacaaataaagaaaccgtGTAGGAGAATGATTATCATATACTGACATATAAAGGTGCAAATCAACCCGATTACTTTATTCAGCGTTCAGTTTGACTGAAACAGAAATAGTACACGTAAACATAGCAGTGAGGCTTTTAATTTGTCACTGAAGTTAAAGGGTTAACCAGTTAAGACAAGAATAAGTGTACATACCGCTTTTGGAAGCTTCTTTGTTCCTTAAATGAGGAGGAATGTAGCGCCCTGTGAAGGACAGACTGTTAGCATGAACACCTGACTTCATTCAGAGCTAAACTGATCTGAGACAGACACTCACTTCCAGGGACTCCCTGAAGATCCGAGTTCAGGTCTAGAGCAGCGAGCTGGAAGAAGAGAAGAGACAGAACCTTTAAGAGCTGATCTGGGGTCAGAGAGAGCAAACACGGACTTTACAGAAGATCCGACGAGATCTGAACTAACTTCACACGAGACTTCCGTTCAACGATATTAACATTAACACCTGCAAATCACTCGAACACGTCCAGCTGGTTTAGACTATtataaacactgataataaacacagaaacaaacaacaaAGCCATGTATTAAATTAACGACAACTTCATCACGTGACTTTGATTAGTCGCTCATATTTACTGCGTATCGTTATAGGAAATTAAGACCGCGGTGCGTTACATCGCGATATTCGCGTCCGTTTGGGTTCATCTGacgtacaaaaataaaataaagcgttTCTATTAAGATAATTAACGAcagcaaacacacaaaataaatgcgAACGCAGTGAAATCCAGTGCTGGTCAGAATCTCCGGAGCAGGCCGTGAATCCTCCAGCGGTGAGTTTTCTGCTCGATCTTGGTACAGACACTCGTGAACTAACGTTACACCGAAATTCCCTCAGAACTCGACCCTCCCGAGCCCCGAGGACGCAGCGCGAGGCGCAGCCGCGTGACAAACCGACGCGCCGCGGCTCCGCCATCTTACACGAGCCTCCGGTACACCGGCCCCGAGCCCCGCTCACCTGCGGATCCAGACCGTGCACATTCTCGACGGCCACATGACTCATAACTAACGGGTGTTGAGGGCTGGTCTCTCGCACAGAAGGGGTTCTTTGTTTGCCGGTATGTCGCTCGTGCTCCGCTGCCGCGTCCGGTGATTCCCGTCGGTGAGACGTGTGACTTTGAACAAAGGAAAGGGAAACGTTGCTTTAAAACGAAACGTTGGTGTTTTAATAATCTTCAGTGTGTCTGAATCAGACTCCGCGTCGATGATATTCTGAACTCGAGCTGCGCGTCTCTCTCGATCGGAGCAGAAATAAGAGCGCAGCGGAAACCGCGTCACTTTATTGGACAGAATCGCCGCGTGACGCTGTTCTCGCGAGACTTCGAGGAGCTGTTTACACCGGCGGATGTGGCCTAGTTAAGCTGGATCCTGCTGCATTTGATCTCCTCGCAGTCACCTGGAAATGTAATTCATTTGTTCTACTTGCGCAAATACATCTGTTCCGAATCATAATCTCGAGCTACAGGATACAAACCCTACGCCAGAACAGAGCCGAGTGTCTGCAGGGGTCTGAGGATCCTCATCACGAGATCTTGGTCAAAAACAGGGAGATGCTGCATTCAAGTTGCT
This is a stretch of genomic DNA from Carassius carassius chromosome 10, fCarCar2.1, whole genome shotgun sequence. It encodes these proteins:
- the LOC132151461 gene encoding putative ATP-dependent RNA helicase an3 isoform X2, whose translation is MSHVAVENVHGLDPQLAALDLNSDLQGVPGRRYIPPHLRNKEASKSDSPGGWDNGRSNGFVNGFHEGRDNRMNGGSSFGGRGSMRSDRGGRGGFRGFGYDNKDAGGWNAPKDTAYNSFGGRSDRGKSSFFSDRGSSSRGRYERGGFGGSGNNRWTDDSRDNEDWSKPLPPSERVEHELFSGGNTGINFEKYDDIPVEATGQNCPPHIESFHDVDMGEIIMGNITLSRYTRPTPVQKYAIPIIKTKRDLMACAQTGSGKTAAFLLPVLSQIFTEGPGEALQAMKNSAQENGKYGRRKQYPISLVLAPTRELALQIYEEARKVAYRSHVRPCVVYGGADIGQQIRDLERGCHLLVATPGRLVDMMERGKIGLDYCNYLVLDEADRMLDMGFEPQIRRIVEQDTMPPKGLRQTMMFSATFPKEIQILARDFLEEYIFLAVGRVGSTSENITQKVVWVEENDKRSFLLDLLNATGKESLTLVFVETKKGADALEDFLYREGYSCTSIHGDRSQRDREEALHQFRSGRCPILVATAVAARGLDISNVKHVINFDLPSDIEEYVHRIGRTGRVGNLGLATSFFNDKNGNITKDLLDILVEAKQEVPSWLESLAYEHQHKSSSRGGRSKRFSGGFGARDYRQTSSSTSGGGFGNRGARNTGGHGGNRGFGGGGKDRLHSRAPSI
- the LOC132151461 gene encoding putative ATP-dependent RNA helicase an3 isoform X1 → MSHVAVENVHGLDPQLAALDLNSDLQGVPGRRYIPPHLRNKEASKSDSPGGWDNGRSNGFVNGFHEGRDNRMNGGSSFGGRGSMRSDRGGRGGFRGFGYDNKDAGGWNAPKDTAYNSFGGRSDRGKSSFFSDRGSSSRGRYERGGFGGSGNNRWTDDSRDNEDWSKPLPPSERVEHELFSGGNTGINFEKYDDIPVEATGQNCPPHIESFHDVDMGEIIMGNITLSRYTRPTPVQKYAIPIIKTKRDLMACAQTGSGKTAAFLLPVLSQIFTEGPGEALQAMKNSAQENGKYGRRKQYPISLVLAPTRELALQIYEEARKVAYRSHVRPCVVYGGADIGQQIRDLERGCHLLVATPGRLVDMMERGKIGLDYCNYLVLDEADRMLDMGFEPQIRRIVEQDTMPPKGLRQTMMFSATFPKEIQILARDFLEEYIFLAVGRVGSTSENITQKVVWVEENDKRSFLLDLLNATVIPNEVQDSTAESVEKPGKESLTLVFVETKKGADALEDFLYREGYSCTSIHGDRSQRDREEALHQFRSGRCPILVATAVAARGLDISNVKHVINFDLPSDIEEYVHRIGRTGRVGNLGLATSFFNDKNGNITKDLLDILVEAKQEVPSWLESLAYEHQHKSSSRGGRSKRFSGGFGARDYRQTSSSTSGGGFGNRGARNTGGHGGNRGFGGGGKDRLHSRAPSI